Below is a genomic region from Acetonema longum DSM 6540.
TCTTCAGCGAATATGGATTCAGCGGGTCTACCGTAATGCAGGGGAAGAACCGCAAGGCCCAGGACAGCCTGGCGGCAATCTGGGTATTCACCACAAACCGGACCCGGCCCGGCAGGTAAAGGTAGAGGAAAATGGCATCGAGAAAAGATACATGGTTGGGTAGAATAATAACCGGTCCCGGGGGGAATGCGGGCTGAAAGCCGACTAACCGTACCCGGAATAAATAACTGAAGATCCATCGCAACAGGCTCTTCATTTTTATTCACGCTTCTTTCTTATGAGTTCTTCGGCCGCCCTGCCGGAGCGAAGCGGCCCTTCACTTTAACTGAATAATTTGCGTACCTTTTGCTTAACCTGTTCTTTCAAAACCGGTATCGCCGGCAATACATCCCCAAAATAGGGATATTCGGCTAAGGGTTGGATCAGTAAGCCGGAATAAATCGCAAGCAGGAAGTAGACATCCTCCGGCGGCAATTCCCGCTGCTCGATCCCTTGCTGAATGATGGCTTTGATCACATGGTGCGGCTTATATTGTTCTTCCACCAGATCCCAGAAAGTATGCTGCGATGCCAGGGCAAACCGGATTTCCGCCGGTCTGGCATCATATAAGTCATATAAAATGTCAATGATGCGGCAAAGCTTTTCGATGCTGTGGATATTCAGCCCGGCCGTCTGTTCGATACCGGCCCGGTATTCGCTGATGATCCGGCGAAACAGCTGCAGGGCCATTTCTTCCTTGCCTTTGAAATGTTTATACAGGGCAGCCTCGGATACTCCCGCCTCCTTGGCAATGTCCCGCACCGACACGGCGTCATAACCCCGTGTCCCAAACAGGCGGATACTGGCTTTGACGATTTCTGCCCTTTTTCCCTCGGCTTTTGCTTGTTTCGCTTCTTTGTTTACTGTATTTTCCCTATGGCTCAGTGACATTGATTCAGCCCCTTTTAAACCTTAGTTTATAATTAGGTTAACGTTTGTTAACATAATTATAAACTAAGGCCCTTTGAGGTGTCAATACTGTCTTTGTTAACTTTGAACTATGCCTCCGGGATTTTTGTGCAGGGGCCGCGGGACAGGTCTCCGGGTGTTCACTCGGGAGTGCCAGAGGAATAATAAAAGGACTTGGCTTATGCCAAGTCCAGTCTGACAGACCTTATTCCGGTCCTTTTAAAAAATCAGCGTTAATCATAGACGGCAATTGCTTTAGCTCCTTCCAGCTTCAGCCAACTGAAGCAGTTCCACCGGTAATATGGCCCTTTTACCCCGGAAACCATATCATGCAAAAATGTAATGACAGAGGAATAAGCGTGCTCTCCTAATCAGAAACCGGCCGGCCTTTTACTAGAAAACCCCTGTTCTTTGCGCTTCTTCCCGCAATGTCTCCCGGAAATCGGGATGAGCAATGGCAATCAATGCCTTGGCGCGTTCCCTCAGGCTTTTTCCCCGGAGATTGGCAACGCCGTATTCCGTAACAATATAGTGGACGTCATTGCGGGATGTGGAGACCGCCGCACCGCGGTCAAGCT
It encodes:
- a CDS encoding TetR/AcrR family transcriptional regulator, whose amino-acid sequence is MSLSHRENTVNKEAKQAKAEGKRAEIVKASIRLFGTRGYDAVSVRDIAKEAGVSEAALYKHFKGKEEMALQLFRRIISEYRAGIEQTAGLNIHSIEKLCRIIDILYDLYDARPAEIRFALASQHTFWDLVEEQYKPHHVIKAIIQQGIEQRELPPEDVYFLLAIYSGLLIQPLAEYPYFGDVLPAIPVLKEQVKQKVRKLFS